In Streptomyces nojiriensis, one genomic interval encodes:
- a CDS encoding DUF192 domain-containing protein yields MANWRDGNGILLVGADPAEIPLEVAASYGARTRGLLGRDGIDGAMLLTPAASVHTFRMRFAIDVAYLDRELGVLAVVTMAPGRLGLPRLRSRHVLESAAGAMASWGLRAGTTIKVDVPGRLTPR; encoded by the coding sequence ATGGCGAATTGGCGTGACGGCAACGGCATCCTGCTGGTCGGCGCGGACCCTGCGGAGATCCCGCTGGAGGTCGCCGCCTCGTACGGGGCGCGGACCCGCGGGCTGCTCGGGCGGGACGGGATCGACGGGGCGATGCTGCTGACCCCCGCGGCGAGCGTGCACACCTTCCGGATGCGGTTCGCGATCGACGTGGCGTACCTCGACCGCGAGCTCGGCGTACTCGCCGTGGTCACCATGGCGCCGGGCCGGCTCGGGCTGCCGCGACTGCGCTCCCGGCACGTCCTGGAGTCGGCGGCCGGCGCGATGGCGAGTTGGGGCCTGCGGGCCGGAACCACCATCAAGGTGGACGTACCCGGGCGTCTCACTCCCCGCTAG
- a CDS encoding prepilin peptidase: protein MGVALIVLAAGYGATAGWLLPRAAYRFSVEPGEPWRDRCPQGHRVRGWLGPARCRVPAVVAPRGPGGRPPESAAPHAYGRRAVPLAALVGALCALLAAAVGVRPEAPAYVGLAPVVVLLSLVDRAVHRLPDVLTLPLAAAVAAGLGAAALLPRAAGDWRLALLGGGALGAAYLLLHLINPAGMGFGDVKLALPLGVALGWYGWGVWAAGAFLGLLYGALYGLILLLRRPDERNRGYAFGPFMAAGALTGVLLGGFGA, encoded by the coding sequence ATGGGTGTCGCCCTGATCGTTCTTGCCGCCGGATACGGCGCCACCGCGGGATGGCTGCTGCCGCGTGCCGCATACCGGTTCTCGGTCGAGCCGGGGGAGCCCTGGCGCGACCGCTGCCCGCAGGGGCACCGGGTGCGCGGCTGGCTCGGACCGGCCCGCTGCCGGGTTCCCGCGGTGGTCGCCCCGCGGGGCCCCGGCGGCCGGCCCCCCGAGTCCGCGGCGCCGCACGCCTACGGGAGGCGCGCCGTCCCCCTCGCCGCCCTCGTCGGGGCGCTCTGCGCCCTGCTCGCGGCCGCCGTCGGGGTGCGGCCCGAGGCGCCGGCCTATGTGGGGCTCGCCCCGGTGGTCGTTCTGCTCTCGCTCGTGGACCGCGCCGTGCACCGGCTGCCGGACGTGTTGACCCTGCCCCTCGCCGCCGCGGTCGCCGCCGGGCTCGGTGCGGCCGCCCTCCTGCCCCGCGCCGCAGGCGACTGGCGGCTCGCGCTGCTGGGCGGCGGCGCGCTCGGAGCGGCGTACCTGCTGCTCCATCTGATCAACCCCGCCGGCATGGGCTTCGGCGACGTCAAGCTGGCGCTCCCCCTGGGGGTCGCTCTTGGGTGGTACGGGTGGGGGGTATGGGCCGCCGGGGCCTTCCTCGGCCTGCTCTACGGGGCCCTGTACGGGCTGATCCTGCTGCTGCGCCGCCCCGACGAGCGGAATCGGGGGTACGCGTTCGGCCCCTTCATGGCGGCCGGAGCGCTCACCGGAGTGCTGCTGGGTGGTTTCGGAGCGTAA